In Ananas comosus cultivar F153 linkage group 7, ASM154086v1, whole genome shotgun sequence, the sequence tttaagttcaaaataTCTGAATATATAATCTTTTGTGCAGCTAACATTGCAAAAAGTATATGTTAGACTTCTATGAAATTGCTTCAGAGGGTAAAGAAAAACTTCTGCAGGTCAACAGAATAATCTTAAGATTTGCAACTCAATTGACAAAATCAAAGCTACCTGGATTCCATCAAGCAGTTCTTGCAGAGCTTCATTAAGCGCTCCTAACTCAGTGATATTATTATCTGGAAAACATATCGGAAGATAAGCTAGTATCAAGACTACTAGGATGAATCATTTGCTGATTTTATCCAAAGGAATCTGACAATGATGATAGCAGTGATAAGAAACAAAGCACACTACCATGTTTGATATCATTTGCATCAGGATCCATAAGGCCCAAATCATCATCATTTGTACCAATACTATTGGATCCACTTTTGATACCATTAGCAGGAGCACCAAGCGCAGGAACTTCAAAGCACATGAAATGAGCAAAAAAGGAGCTCTGCAAAACAGTAATAAGTGATAATGAGATTTTCTTTCCGTTTCTTTTTTATACATTAACAGACCttattaagattttaaaatcATGCATTAAGCAAAAGAATAACCTCGTCTACGAGAAGAGGGATAAAGATAGTAAGCATCTTCGAGTATGCTTCAGAAACTGTAGAAGTATCCGCACTGCTTGCCGTCTGACTGGATCCTGTACTTTCAAGCCAAACAGTAGGATTTCTAGATGCTTTCGTACTCGCACGAAGTTCGTTTGCGAATTCACGTGCCTGAATCACATAAATGAGCATGAAGTTCATTAACATGAACGCTGGATGCTAACTGAATTGTATTCTCACGCTCATGGATTCTATGTGGAACAAGATAAACTGTGTTCAAAATTTGTATTCTCATCCAATGACCCTGCTATACTTATATCCGATTAAATACcccttgaattttattttaaagggttttctaaaaacctTGAAAGGTCAAAATAGGCACCGCAAAAGACATATAGAttcaaaagatgaaaaaaagcTTTATGAACAGTTGGACAGAAAATATTAGTATTCTGACCTCTCGACGCAGAAGTAGATTAAGGGACTGACAGTATGCCTTCCGTAAAGGGCCCAAGCAATTCTTGTCAAGACTCTGAATATTAGATCACAAAGCaaaggttaaaaaataattatattgctATAAAATACATTGTAATTTCACTTCAAAACAAACTTCCGGAAGGTTAAAAACCTTTAGGTGCTGCAGAAGTCGTGCATAAGTCCTGCATCTGTACCGCAGGTCAGCATGATCGGGCCTTTTTAACTGTCCTCGCTACTTTCATTTAAAGCAAACCTTCTAAGTAAACAGAACAAGATtattgcaggaaaaaaaaataatgacatTAATGTACCTGGGAAAAATAGCTCTTGTCACTAATCATGAAGTCCACCAAACTAGAGAAATAGTTTCTCAAGAATTCTGATGCTCGCCGAACAAAtgtagtttttaatttttctagttcAGCTCGTTTTTCCCTAACCTGTATAGAGTTAAAAAGCAGAAATTACTTTCAGTGAACACAAAATGCACGAGAATAAGATGAACTAATTAAAGATCATTTCTGAATACTCTTGAGAATTTGGTCAATAATTGATTGACTACTAGCTCCGTTATTATGTCaaatgaattaatttttaaactggAGCAGATTTTCAGGCTACGAGAAGAGTATAGATGACGTAAAGACAAATAAAACATGCAACAATTTCCTGATATATTTGTCTTATTCAACAAAACCATCCTTACAccaaatttcattaattttggcCCCATTCAACAGGGTTCTCCTAcacttcaacccaaaaaaaaacaaaaaacaaaaaagtaagTTCTTGGTACAATGAGTTCATTGTCTATTGATATAGCTGCATAACTATACAAGTTAATGAAACTCAAAAGGAAATATCAAAATCAGAGTACATAAAGGAAGCTTACTGCTCGCATGTTAACATAACATGGATCCAAATTTGGCACTTCAAGACTACGTATGGCCCCCGTCAACCATTCACATGCTTCAACATTTTTAAGCATGCGGGCTTCTTCAAATGAACCTCCAGTTAATGATGCTGCAAACTGCAGGATGAAGATAACACAATTGTTATACAGAAAAGCTAAATGTGACAGCCATTGCTAACACAAAAAGTTGTCAACCATTGTTTCACTTCATACCTCTGAAGGGATACGCAAGCGTTCAAGTAGCTTGTCCAGCTCCTCAATAAGAGCTTTGTTACTAACAGACTGCATCTCCAATTTGTTGTTCCGGGATTCAATCTGCAAGATACAGCCATCTAGAAAAATGAAGCTTCCAATTTTTGGATGAAAGAACAATGTACAAACAGGGACAAGGTGTTGGTGATCAAATAAAATATCCCCACCCAAACAACCCCTCCCCCCCAAACCCCAAAACACCCTCCTGTACTTCCATGTCCTTCTAATCTATTAACGATGGGTAGAGAAGAGGATGGGCTTCAGCACAGGTGTTATATTGCTCCACTAGGACCTGTATGCATAGGAAGGCATGACAGGGCCACTGCTTTCATCCATAACGTACATAATGCAGGCGATAAAATTAGGGATTATACACAATCACAGAGTCAATGCTTCAATCGCAGCTGGCCATGAGAGACAACCCAAGACAACCCAAAATGATTAACAAAACCATACCGATGCAATGTCCTCTCTCATATGTCTGAGTTTCACATTAAAAATGCGTAACCACTCATCCATATCGTCTACACATGCACTAGCTGCTTCTAGTCCCTGTAATACCTGCACGAGTCATATGATTCACTGAATTAAATTAGGAGATTTTGatgaaaacttcaaaaatcttttCAAAGTCACAGCATTATAGTAAGGGGAACCATCAAAACATCTAAAATTATCATCTCATGGAATAAAATAGGCATGAGAGGAGAAGACGATGTACTGCAATAAGCCCATATGAAAAGAGAGACTACAAGACAGTAAAGACAAAAAATAGAGGTACCTCCTCCATTAGAGGTTCATTTTCCAACAAGGAATGGACATTTGCCGCTTCTAAAGCAAGAAGTTCCCGCTTCATTCTTTCAGAAAATGCCTCTGCTTCACCAATGCCCATAACATACCTGCACCAATTAAGTCTTCCCTAACATTTATATTCTAAACATATACAATGGCACTGAAGAATGGCACAGAAATATTAAGTAAAATTAAGTTCAATAACTCCCCACCCCCCAATCACCAAAATAAAAGGAGTGTTACATAATATAAATAGCAGGAAACTTGAAGTTACTAGCTAGAAATTGCATAGAATAAACATACGTGCCAAGAAGGGCctccatttcttcttcttctgcttgtGAGACAAGGTCCTTTTCAACAGTAACTTTCAACTCCCTTTGTGTCACAATTGGTACAACTGATCCTTCTTGGCCATCTTGCTTGCTAACTTGGTTAGCAACTGTAGGTGTATTTTCCTGAATCACATTCATAAACAAGATAGCCAATGAAAAGTACAAATAAGCATATTTTTGACATGTAGGAatggttatcaggtattgcCAGTGTTTAACCCTGAGACAGGTGTTGTATGATAAATGGAGAgccttaatataaaataaaagtgagaTAATAAGAGGAGATTCAAATACAAATTGCACCTGTGCCCAAAGAGCCATCTCCACAATATCAATTCCAACAACTTTAGGAAGACGATCCAATATCTCCTTGCACATGTCTAAAATGCAAAGTAGCAGGCGATTCctacagaaaaataaaaagcaaaaagtgaaaaaaaaggattagTCCAGAGGTTAGTTGAAATCTCTCAGATGACGTCTTTATAAACTTCATCAACAAACATACAGCGAGACAGATGTATTAAAGGTCAAGTGGAAGTCTTCACTATTTTCTTCTTTCCAACTAGTCAAAAACAAGGAAAGGAGAAATGCCATGTAATGAATATAACCTACATATATATGCCTGTTTATGTTTCTCTCATGTGTGTTGAGAGTTTGAGTGCATTTTCAAAAAGTGATATCAGCAAGAAAACTGTCAAGAAACATTGAATAAAGTACTTTACTTTTAGACCAATCACCTGTCATCTATATTCCGCATTGTCCACTGTGGAGGGGCAACACTCTGGCTTCTGAGGTTATCGAATCCCTGCACGACATAACATAAAGCAAGAGGATCATTAAATATGCCTAGCATTCATCCTAgcaatttgaaaattgaactACCATATCAAAACGCAATCACAAAAATCATGATGAATCCAGGAATGAAAAGTGACAATTATTACCAGAATAAATGTACAGCCAGTAGGATCATTTGCAACAACTTCCACCTTTGTAAGATGCTTCAGCTTGTATAGTTTTGCAGGCTGGGCATGCATAGAAGGTTATTCAGATAAATAATCAGCAATTAtgtgttttataaaaaaaaaaaacataaaaaaagctGTGCAGGCCATTTTAGATAAAAGGAATTATGGTACAGATTTGCAGACTGATGCTATATATATTGGCGAGGAAAATAAAACAGAAGTTATGACGCAAAAcaaggattttaaaatttaaacctgTCTGTCATGCCAAGTAGATAGAACAGAGAAGATACCAACAATATTGATGAAGTGTAGGAAACAGAAAAAGAGTCTTTAATATAATTGATTTAAGAAAAGCTACTGTTGGGTCCATGAAAAATAATTGATGCGATAAAGGATATGCATTATGGAGCTACAGCTACAATGAGGGGTGATCGAGGGGAAATGAATGAGTTTCCTACAATAACTGAATTGCattagcattattattattattttctttgtaTGCATTGGTTATAGATGAATCAACTAAAAATGTTTAAAGATTAATTTCATGGTATAGATTTCTTAACAATGATACCGTTGATGAATCGAAGATGTTACAAAATATTAAGCTGGATATAACGGAGGGGAACTCAGAAATTAAAGGAGTTGAAATACGTATTTCTAAGAATGAGCCAATGAGGCACATATTTAGTAAACTGAAGACATTAAAATGAAGACTTAATGATCCTTTGGTGGactgaaaaaaacaaaaaggaaatagTTTCATTACCTCGTCCGCTAAAAGACAAGTCACATTAAAATTGACCGCGATAGAGTGGATCTCCCAAAACAGAAATTACATGATGCACTCATCAAGAACAGCAAAATAATTAAGTAGAAAGTGCTTTGAAAGACCAAAACTAATGGAGAAGTTGCTAGCCAGAAAAGGCATTATAAAAGCTCATTTAATAGAGGACCTTGCTTGATAATTGAGTAAAGGAAAATCATTCATGTTGtaacatataatatttataagaaaaggCTTTCTTGTTGCTATGTATGGTTCACAAAGTTGGCAAATCTATTGATCCTAAAAGTTCTCCGC encodes:
- the LOC109712935 gene encoding exocyst complex component SEC3A-like — protein: MAKSSADDMELRRGCAAAIAASGAKEDVVFSIRVAKGRGIFEKLGRLAKPRVLSLTTKHSPNGGENKAFLRVLKYSSGAVLEPAKLYKLKHLTKVEVVANDPTGCTFILGFDNLRSQSVAPPQWTMRNIDDRNRLLLCILDMCKEILDRLPKVVGIDIVEMALWAQENTPTVANQVSKQDGQEGSVVPIVTQRELKVTVEKDLVSQAEEEEMEALLGTYVMGIGEAEAFSERMKRELLALEAANVHSLLENEPLMEEVLQGLEAASACVDDMDEWLRIFNVKLRHMREDIASIESRNNKLEMQSVSNKALIEELDKLLERLRIPSEFAASLTGGSFEEARMLKNVEACEWLTGAIRSLEVPNLDPCYVNMRAVREKRAELEKLKTTFVRRASEFLRNYFSSLVDFMISDKSYFSQRGQLKRPDHADLRYRCRTYARLLQHLKSLDKNCLGPLRKAYCQSLNLLLRREAREFANELRASTKASRNPTVWLESTGSSQTASSADTSTVSEAYSKMLTIFIPLLVDESSFFAHFMCFEVPALGAPANGIKSGSNSIGTNDDDLGLMDPDANDIKHDNNITELGALNEALQELLDGIQEDFYSVVDWAYKIDPLRCISMHGITERYLSGQKADAAGFVRKLLDDLESKISSQFSRFVDEACNQIERNERNVRQLGVLSYIPRFATLASRMEQYIQGQSRDLVDKAYTRLISTMFGTLEKIAQSDPRIVDIVLLENYAAFQNSLYDLANVVPTLANFYHQASEAYEQACTRHISSIIFLQFERLFQFARKVDELQYTISPEEIPYQLGLSNADLRKVLKTSLSGIDKSVTAMYKRLQKNLTSEELLPSLWDKCKKEFLEKYDSFVQMVSRIYPKENIPSVEDMRAQLASL